One window of Papaver somniferum cultivar HN1 chromosome 9, ASM357369v1, whole genome shotgun sequence genomic DNA carries:
- the LOC113313455 gene encoding uncharacterized protein LOC113313455 isoform X2, with protein sequence MHYIMQVPCIKQLYSQKLMHKQFGTTEFVLECLRVFPHLCLFEGAHTIAGLVIRERNEMIYNFIYILRQRAKLDGHPILYKNNNTILHFSAELAHNRQLNCVAGAAFQMQREIQWFKGVENTTPQKERFIRNSDGDTAHFLFTVKHRDLMEKGEKWMKDTSSSCMVVAALIATVAFAAAITVPGGNISDNSSKKNGIPVFSDRKSFMVSAVTDALALFSSITSVIMFLAVYTSRYSEEDFLKSLRQKIIIGLATLFISMATILVVFGAALTIVLGKRISWAPLLATLLGCAPVLLFGFLQFPLLVEMVSSTHWSIVLGNQNHHEPYYLQKTVRPSRTCMNFNDDEKLGLNAAMNLFDCMHLLSVV encoded by the exons ATGCACTACATAATGCAAG tGCCTTGTATAAAACAATTATACAGCCAGAAGTTGATGCACAAACAG TTTGGAACCACAGAATTTGTTCTGGAGTGTCTTCGGGTATTTCCTCACCTGTGTTTGTTCGAGGGAGCACATACAATAGCAGGATTAGTTATCAGAGAGCGGAATGAAATGATATATAATTTCATATACATACTAAGACAAAGAGCCAAACTAGATGGACATCCTATCCTCTATAAGAACAATAACACTATACTGCATTTCAGTGCTGAGTTAGCTCATAACCGTCAACTCAATTGTGTAGCTGGTGCAGCGTTTCAGATGCAACGAGAAATACAATGGTTTAAG GGGGTGGAAAATACAACGCCACAAAAAGAAAGGTTTATAAGAAACAGTGATGGAGACACGGCTCACTTTCTATTCACAGTGAAACACAGGGACCTAATGGAAAAAGGTGAGAAATGGATGAAAGATACATCCTCATCGTGCATGGTGGTAGCTGCCCTTATAGCTACCGTAGCATTTGCAGCTGCTATTACTGTACCAGGAGGTAATATCAGCGACAACTCCAGTAAAAAGAATGGTATCCCAGTTTTTTCGGACAGGAAGTCGTTTATGGTATCTGCAGTAACAGATGCCTTAGCTCTCTTCTCCTCTATCACGTCAGTAATTATGTTCTTGGCTGTGTACACGTCACGTTATTCCGAGGAGGATTTTCTAAAATCCTTGCGACAAAAAATAATTATAGGTTTGGCAACTCTGTTCATATCCATGGCAACCATATTAGTAGTTTTTGGAGCAGCGCTTACGATTGTTCTTGGAAAAAGAATTTCATGGGCTCCATTACTTGCAACGTTATTGGGTTGTGCTCCGGTTCTCTTGTTCGGTTTTCTGCAGTTTCCATTATTGGTAGAAATGGTAAGTTCTACTCATTGGTCTATAGTCTTAGGGAACCAAAACCATCATGAGCCATACTATTTACAAAAAACTGTACGGCCAAGCCGAACATGCATGAACTTCAATGATGATGAAAAGCTTGGCTTGAATGCAGCCATGAACTTGTTTGATTGTATGCATCTACTGTCAGTTGTTTGA
- the LOC113313455 gene encoding uncharacterized protein LOC113313455 isoform X5 — MHYIMQVPCIKQLYSQKLMHKQVVSLVAYFIGHFSKTYNTTNITNLFLKSNILGIAMKFGTTEFVLECLRVFPHLCLFEGAHTIAGLVIRERNEMIYNFIYILRQRAKLDGHPILYKNNNTILHFSAELAHNRQLNCVAGAAFQMQREIQWFKGVENTTPQKERFIRNSDGDTAHFLFTVKHRDLMEKGEKWMKDTSSSCMVVAALIATVAFAAAITVPGGNISDNSSKKNGIPVFSDRKSFMVSAVTDALALFSSITSVIMFLAVYTSRYSEEDFLKSLRQKIIIGLATLFISMATILVVFGAALTIVLGKRISWAPLLATLLGCAPVLLFGFLQFPLLVEMGLW; from the exons ATGCACTACATAATGCAAG tGCCTTGTATAAAACAATTATACAGCCAGAAGTTGATGCACAAACAGGTTGTTTCTTTGGTAGCATATTTTATTGGACATTTTAGTAAAACATACAATACAACAAACATCACCAATCTTTTTCTCAAATCTAACATCTTGGGCATTGCTATGAAGTTTGGAACCACAGAATTTGTTCTGGAGTGTCTTCGGGTATTTCCTCACCTGTGTTTGTTCGAGGGAGCACATACAATAGCAGGATTAGTTATCAGAGAGCGGAATGAAATGATATATAATTTCATATACATACTAAGACAAAGAGCCAAACTAGATGGACATCCTATCCTCTATAAGAACAATAACACTATACTGCATTTCAGTGCTGAGTTAGCTCATAACCGTCAACTCAATTGTGTAGCTGGTGCAGCGTTTCAGATGCAACGAGAAATACAATGGTTTAAG GGGGTGGAAAATACAACGCCACAAAAAGAAAGGTTTATAAGAAACAGTGATGGAGACACGGCTCACTTTCTATTCACAGTGAAACACAGGGACCTAATGGAAAAAGGTGAGAAATGGATGAAAGATACATCCTCATCGTGCATGGTGGTAGCTGCCCTTATAGCTACCGTAGCATTTGCAGCTGCTATTACTGTACCAGGAGGTAATATCAGCGACAACTCCAGTAAAAAGAATGGTATCCCAGTTTTTTCGGACAGGAAGTCGTTTATGGTATCTGCAGTAACAGATGCCTTAGCTCTCTTCTCCTCTATCACGTCAGTAATTATGTTCTTGGCTGTGTACACGTCACGTTATTCCGAGGAGGATTTTCTAAAATCCTTGCGACAAAAAATAATTATAGGTTTGGCAACTCTGTTCATATCCATGGCAACCATATTAGTAGTTTTTGGAGCAGCGCTTACGATTGTTCTTGGAAAAAGAATTTCATGGGCTCCATTACTTGCAACGTTATTGGGTTGTGCTCCGGTTCTCTTGTTCGGTTTTCTGCAGTTTCCATTATTGGTAGAAATG GGTCTATGGTAA
- the LOC113313455 gene encoding uncharacterized protein LOC113313455 isoform X1: MHYIMQVPCIKQLYSQKLMHKQVVSLVAYFIGHFSKTYNTTNITNLFLKSNILGIAMKFGTTEFVLECLRVFPHLCLFEGAHTIAGLVIRERNEMIYNFIYILRQRAKLDGHPILYKNNNTILHFSAELAHNRQLNCVAGAAFQMQREIQWFKGVENTTPQKERFIRNSDGDTAHFLFTVKHRDLMEKGEKWMKDTSSSCMVVAALIATVAFAAAITVPGGNISDNSSKKNGIPVFSDRKSFMVSAVTDALALFSSITSVIMFLAVYTSRYSEEDFLKSLRQKIIIGLATLFISMATILVVFGAALTIVLGKRISWAPLLATLLGCAPVLLFGFLQFPLLVEMVSSTHWSIVLGNQNHHEPYYLQKTVRPSRTCMNFNDDEKLGLNAAMNLFDCMHLLSVV; encoded by the exons ATGCACTACATAATGCAAG tGCCTTGTATAAAACAATTATACAGCCAGAAGTTGATGCACAAACAGGTTGTTTCTTTGGTAGCATATTTTATTGGACATTTTAGTAAAACATACAATACAACAAACATCACCAATCTTTTTCTCAAATCTAACATCTTGGGCATTGCTATGAAGTTTGGAACCACAGAATTTGTTCTGGAGTGTCTTCGGGTATTTCCTCACCTGTGTTTGTTCGAGGGAGCACATACAATAGCAGGATTAGTTATCAGAGAGCGGAATGAAATGATATATAATTTCATATACATACTAAGACAAAGAGCCAAACTAGATGGACATCCTATCCTCTATAAGAACAATAACACTATACTGCATTTCAGTGCTGAGTTAGCTCATAACCGTCAACTCAATTGTGTAGCTGGTGCAGCGTTTCAGATGCAACGAGAAATACAATGGTTTAAG GGGGTGGAAAATACAACGCCACAAAAAGAAAGGTTTATAAGAAACAGTGATGGAGACACGGCTCACTTTCTATTCACAGTGAAACACAGGGACCTAATGGAAAAAGGTGAGAAATGGATGAAAGATACATCCTCATCGTGCATGGTGGTAGCTGCCCTTATAGCTACCGTAGCATTTGCAGCTGCTATTACTGTACCAGGAGGTAATATCAGCGACAACTCCAGTAAAAAGAATGGTATCCCAGTTTTTTCGGACAGGAAGTCGTTTATGGTATCTGCAGTAACAGATGCCTTAGCTCTCTTCTCCTCTATCACGTCAGTAATTATGTTCTTGGCTGTGTACACGTCACGTTATTCCGAGGAGGATTTTCTAAAATCCTTGCGACAAAAAATAATTATAGGTTTGGCAACTCTGTTCATATCCATGGCAACCATATTAGTAGTTTTTGGAGCAGCGCTTACGATTGTTCTTGGAAAAAGAATTTCATGGGCTCCATTACTTGCAACGTTATTGGGTTGTGCTCCGGTTCTCTTGTTCGGTTTTCTGCAGTTTCCATTATTGGTAGAAATGGTAAGTTCTACTCATTGGTCTATAGTCTTAGGGAACCAAAACCATCATGAGCCATACTATTTACAAAAAACTGTACGGCCAAGCCGAACATGCATGAACTTCAATGATGATGAAAAGCTTGGCTTGAATGCAGCCATGAACTTGTTTGATTGTATGCATCTACTGTCAGTTGTTTGA